CGGTCGTGGGAGACGAAGATAATGGTACCCGGGTAGTCTGCCAACGCTGATTCGAGTACTTCCTTGCTATCTAGGTCTAAGTGGTTCGTCGGCTCATCCAGTATGAGAACGTTCGACTGTTCCATCATCAGTTTGGCTAGTGCCAAGCGTGCGCGCTCGCCCCCGCTTAAGGAGGAGACCACTTTCAGCACATCATCCCCGCTAAAGAGGAAGTTGCCAAGTACGGTACGAATGTCTTTCTCATTCTGTAAAGGGTACTCATCCCACAATTCATCCAATACGGTCTTCGAAGAGCGAAGTTCAGTCTGTTCCTGGTCGTAGTAGCCCATAAGGACGTTCGAGCCGATTTGAATCGAGCCTTTCGTCAACTGGAACTTCCCAATGATGTTCTTCAACAATGTCGTCTTTCCGACCCCGTTCGGACCTACAATTGCAATGCGGTCTTTCCGGCCAACGTCGAAGGACACATCCCTAAAGATGGGCTGTGCGGCGTCGCTGTATCGGAACGACGCATCTCGAATCTTTAATACGTCATTCCCTGTCTGTCGTTGGATTTGGAAACTAAATTTCGCTGATTTCTCAGCTCCGTTCGGTTTATCCACAGTCTCCATTTTCTCAAGCTTTTTCCGTGTACTCTGGGCACGCTTTGTTGTGGACGCACGGGCAATGTTCTTCTGAACAAAGTCCTCCATGCGCTTCACTTCTGCTTGATGTTTCTCGAAACGCTTCATGTCACGCTCGTAGTTCGCCTCTTTCGCTTCCAAATACTTCGTATAGTTGCCGACGAATTTCTCGGAAGCTTGTCGCGAGATTTCATAGACCGTGTTCACGACTTTATCAAGGAAGTAGCGGTCGTGGGAGACAATGACGACAGAGCCGTCATAGCCTTGAAGATAGCCCTCTAACCAGTTCAATGTTTCGATGTCCAAGTGGTTTGTCGGCTCGTCCAAGATAAGAACGTCAGGCTTTGATAAGAGCAGCTTCCCGAGCGCAAGTCTGGTCTTCTGACCACCGCTTAGCGTTTGAATCGGGGTATTCCGGTCAAAGTCTTTGAATTGAAGCCCGTTCAACACGGCGTTAATATCCGCCTCGTATCGATAGCCGCCTTGGTTCTTAAAGGCAAGCTGCTTCTCATCGTATTCTTTAAGCAGCTTCTCATAGGCCTCAGCATCTTCAAGATAAGCAGGGTCACCCATCTTCTCCTCAAGATGACGAAGCTCTTGTTCCATTTGAATGAGATCGCGAAAGACGGTTCGCATCTCGTTCCAAATCGTATCTTCGGACTCGAGTCCTGTGTGTTGTTGCAAATAGCCTATTCGAACGTCTTTCGGTTTATAAATTTCTCCCTCGTCGTACGGGAGTTCGCCTGCCATAATTTTCAGTAGGGTAGATTTACCCGCTCCGTTACGGCCAACAATCGCAATCCTATCGTTGCTGTGTACTTCTAATTTAATATTCGATAGAATAAGGTCAGCGCCATATAGCTTTGTAATCTGATTTACTTGCATCAGGATCATCTCGATCACCTCAATGGTTTCAGTGTATCTCACAATCATTGAGGGAAGCAAGATGAACGGTGGAAGTCCACTGATTATGCGTATCTATATGACTTTTGTCTCGGTTTTGGTAGTATGAAAGGAAATGAAAGATACTTGAGAATAGGTTCATGATAGGAGGCAAGCGTCATGACGGATTTTACTCATATAAATGAAGAGGGTCGTGCCCGTATGGTCGATATCTCAGATAAGCAAGAGACAGCACGCTCCGCTATTGCGAGAACAAGCGTCATTGTAAACGAAGCCATCTACCATGGCATCCAACAGAACGATATGAAGAAGGGCGACGTCTTATCGGTAGCCCAAGTGGCAGGTATTATGGCTGCTAAGAATACATCCACCATCATCCCGATGTGCCATCCGTTATCCCTAACAGGAGTAGACCTCTCCTTCTCATGGGAAGCTATGGAGGAAGACGCGTATCGGCTACATATTACGTCAGAGGTGAAGACGAAAGGCAGTACCGGTGTCGAAATGGAAGCCCTTACGTCTGCTTCCGCTGCAGCCCTGACGGTGTACGACATGTGTAAAGCTGTAGATAAAGGCATCACTATTGGGGAAACGTACCTCGAGAAGAAGACCGGTGGCAAATCGGGTGACTACTATCGAACACTGCAGGGGGAAGAATGATGAACGAGGAACAAAACAAAATACCTCAGGCGACGGCGAAACGTCTCCCGTTGTATTATCGTTTCTTAAATAACTTACACAACCAAGGAAAGGAACGCGTGTCCTCTAAAGAATTAAGTGACGCCGTGAAAGTCGACTCCGCAACGATTCGACGTGACTTCTCTTATTTCGGAGCACTTGGGAAGAAGGGATATGGCTACAACGTGAACTATCTCCTTTCCTTCTTTAGAAAGACACTCGACCAGGATGAGGTCACGAAGGTGGCACTAATCGGGGTCGGGAATCTTGGAACTGCGTTTCTTCACTATAATTTCTTAAAGAACAACAACACGATGATTGAAATGGCCTTTGACGCGAGCGAGGAGAAGGTCGGAACGGACATTGGTGGCGTACCGGTCTATTCCATTGAAGAGCTCGAATCGAAATTAAGCGATGATATTCCAATTGCAATCCTAACCGTTCCAGCGAATGCCGCACAGGGCATCACGGACCGATTGATTGAAGCGGGTATCTCAGGCATTCTTAACTTCACACCAGCACGTATTACGGTCCCGGACCGAATTCGCGTGCATCATATTGACTTGGCGGTCGAACTGCAAGCATTGATCTATTTTCTCAAGCATTATCCTCTGCAAGAAGGGGAAGAAGTAGGAGAAGAGCCATTCAATGCATAAGGGGCGAACGCCTCTTTTTTTATGTGGAGTGAGATAGTGGAAATGGTGCCAGCGAATCCTCTATGATAGAATAGGATAATTACTTCGAGATTCGAAATACTTGTAGAAAGAGGGGGAGTGGGAGCTATGAGTAAACTGCCATCCAAATGGCTCGTCGTTATCGCGGTGCTATTTGGAACGTTTACTGTCATCTTAAACAATAGTATGTTGAATCCAACGTTGCCGCGCTTTATTGAAATCTTTGAATCAGATGCGGTTAGCGTCGGGTGGATGTTAACAATCTTCATGGTTGCTATGGGAATGATTATGCCGTTGACAGGCTACCTAGGTGACCGATTCGGGAAGAAGAAGATTTATATCATTGGACTCATTATCTTTATAGGGGGATCGATAGCCGGTTCCTTGTCGCAGACGTTGACGATGGTCATCGTCTCACGCGCCGTGCAAGGGATGGCTGGAGGTCTTATGATGCCAATTGCCATGGCATTAATCTTCAATGCCTTCCCACGTAACGAACGGGGGCTTGCAACCGGGGTATACGGGGTTGCGGCCATGGTCGCCCCTGCAATCGGCCCAACGGTCGGAGGGGTCATCATCCAGTACTTTAACTGGCCGTACTTATTCCTATTCAACATTCCATTTGGAATCATTGGCCTCATCTTATCCACAAAGTTCTTGAAAGAGACTGATGTGGACAAAGAGATGAAGTTCGATACACTTGGATTTGTCCTCGTGACAGTCGGTGTAGGGGGCATCCTCGTCGCTTTAGGACGTGGCAAGAGTCTAGAGGCGCTGACGACCGTCAGCAACTTTGCGCTCATAGCCGTCGGGATTGTCGCACTGATTGCCTTCGTCTATGTGGAGAACAACAAGGAGCAGCCCCTGTTGAACCTATCTGTATTCAAGGTGCCTACGTATGCGGCTTCCATTGTCGTCACGGGAGCCGCGTCCATTGGGCTGTTCTCCGGTATCTTTCTACTGCCGTTGCTTATTCAGAATGTGTACGGATTAAATGAAATCCAGACGGGGCTGTTGTTCTTGCCAGCTGCAGCATTAAGCGGGGCGTTTATGTCGCTTGGAGGTAAAATCCTTGATAACAAAGGGCCGAAAGCAGTTGTCCCCATCGGCCTTGCCGTGATGGCGTTATCCACAGGTGGACTTGGCATGCTATCGCTGACGACACCTTACTGGTTGATTCTTATCCTGAACGCCGTACGCGGGGCGGGGATGGGACTTAGTAACATGCCAGCCACGACTGCCGGTATGAATGCCATTCCAGATAACCTCGTCGCTCAAGGGTCTGCGATGAACAACGTGCTGCGACAAATCACGTCGTCATTCGGGATTGTCTTCTTCTCCATTTATTACGAGACGAGAAAGGCACAGCTGTTAGCCAGTACAGAGGACGTACAGGCGGCGACGCTTCAGACACTGAACGAAGCATTCCTCGTCTCCACTGTCCTTGTAGCCATCGCGATTCCATTCGCATTCATTATGAAGAACCATGAAGGCAAATAAAAATAACTGCGGGAGACTCCCGCAGTTATTTTTTGTTCTGTTGCTGTTTAATTTTACGATGCAAGTTGAACAAGCGAACCGTGACCGCGAAGTTTAGCGTCGCAATGATTGCGAACAGCATCGTGGTAAAGTTAAAGATCGTCTCGCCCGCACTTAGCGAAGCAATAAACGTGAACAGAACCCCCACTATGAAATAAATCCACGCCATAACAAGTGGTGAGGTTTTCATATCGATTCATCCTCCATTACACAACATATTTCAAAAAGGCCAAGAGAGCTCCTAACGCTTCAGCCGGTGCATATTGCGCCGCCACGACGAAGCCATTCATCGCCATATGCGCAATGACCGGAGCAAGGATACTCTTTGATTTCACATAAATGAATGAGAACGTGAGCCCCATCACCAAATAAGTGAGAATATGGGAAGGGTCTCCGTGAAAGACCGCGAATACTAAAGAAGAGAGGATTGCAGCCAACGCGACATTCATCTTCTTCATCAGTTGCCCGAATAAAATCTTCCTGAAGATTAGCTCTTCAAAGATGGGCGCCAACAATGCGGTCACGACGATAAAGATTGGATACGCCCGCGCAATGTTCAACAAGTTCTCCGTATTCTCTGATTCGGCTGGCACACCAAATAGGTTCATCTCGATGAGACTCGCAGCACTCTGAGCAAGAATTGCCACAAACATCCCAAGTATGCCCCATAAGACGACTGTTGAAGCCTGAAAGTCACTTCTCGCCATTCCTTTAGACATATCATGCCGCAACATGAATAAGATAACGAGTAGCCCGATTGTAAAGCTCCCAATTGTCCAGCCCACAACTAAAGGACGAGTCGACTCGAGTTCAGCCGTAAGAACAGCCACGACTGGGATGGAGAGCTGGATAAAGATATATATGAAGATAATTAACCAATAGCGTCTCGGCACAGTTACCGTACTCCTTTACGAAAGCTTTGCTTGCCTGCGCACATTGTATGAAAGAATGGAGACGCGTTGCTCCATTACTTATCTATATGAAGAGATTGCGCATGTAGCATTCGGTTGTTCTCTTGTGAAGAAACGAACTTACATAATTAAACGTTCCCTATATTCTAACATACATAGGCGAATTCCTTGTAATGATTCCCCTTATGTAAAGGGTGTAAAAGGGGGTTGGTTCCTTAGGAAAATTTATGTATGAAATTGATGGCTAATGCTTGCATTGTGGAAGGGAATTCATTATGATAAGAATTGTGTTAGCACTCAACTAGTGAGAGTGCTAATAACTAGGTAAAACCTTTTATATTATTGAGGAGGGTGTTTGATTTGTTAAAGCCACTAGGTGATCGTGTTGTCATTGAAATTGTTGAGAAAGAACAGACGACTGCGAGCGGAATTGTTCTTCCGGACTCCGCACAAGAGAAACCTCAAGAAGGTAAGATTGTCGCTGTTGGTAGCGGCCGCGTAACAGATAACGGAGAGAAATTTGCTCTTGAAGTATCTGAAGGCGACCAAATCATCTTCTCAAAATTTGCTGGCACAGAAGTGAAATACCAAGGGAAAGAATACTTAATTCTGCGCGAAAACGACATTCTAGCAGTAGTAGATTAAGCTCGTTGTTGGGAACGTGGACAAGTTTATAAATATCATATTGAAACATTAAGAGGAGGCTTTATTCATGGCTAAAGATATTAAATTCAGTGAAGAAGCTCGTCGCGCGATGCTACGCGGAGTTGACCGTCTAGCGGACGCCGTTAAAGTAACACTAGGACCTAAAGGACGTAACGTTGTTCTTGAGAAGAAATTCGGTTCTCCACTTATTACGAACGACGGTGTAACGATCGCGAAAGAAATCGAACTTGAAGACCACTTCGAGAACATGGGTGCTCAGCTAGTAGCTGAAGTTGCATCTAAGACGAACGAAATCGCGGGTGACGGTACAACAACGGCAACTGTACTTGCACAAGCGATGATTCGCGAAGGTCTTAAGAACGTAGCATCTGGTGCGAACCCAGTTGGCGTTCGTCGCGGGATTGAGAAAGCGACAGAAGTAGCGATTCAAGAGCTTAAGAACATTTCGAAGCCAATCGAAGGCAAAGACTCCATCGCACAAGTTGCAGCCATCTCTTCTGCTGACGAAGAAGTAGGTCAACTAATCGCAGAAGCTATGGAACGCGTTGGCAACGACGGCGTTATTACAATCGAAGAATCTAAAGGATTCAACACAGAGATGGAAGTCGTTGAAGGTATGCAATTTGACCGCGGCTATGCATCTCCATACATGGTTAGTGACCAAGACAAGATGGAAGCGGTTCTTGAGAATCCTTACATCCTAATCACAGATAAGAAGATTACCAACATTCAAGAAGTACTTCCTGTACTTGAGCAAGTGGTACAGCAAGGACGTTCTCTGTTGATGATCTCTGAAGATGTGGAAGGCGAAGCGCTTGCGACACTTGTTGTGAACAAACTACGTGGTACATTCAACGCAGTATCCGTTAAAGCTCCAGGCTTTGGTGACCGTCGTAAAGCTATGCTTGAAGACATCGCAACGCTTACAGGTGGCCAAGTGATCACAGAAGACCTAGGTCTTAACCTGAACACAGCGACACTTGACCAGCTTGGTCGTGCGAACAAAGTTGTTGTTACGAAAGAAAACACAACAATCGTTGAAGGCGCTGGCGACGCTGAACAAATCGGCAGCCGCGTGAACCAACTACGTGCTCAGCTTGAAGAAACAACATCTGAGTTCGACAAAGAGAAACTACAAGAGCGCCTAGCGAAACTAGCAGGCGGCGTTGCAGTCATCAAAGTTGGTGCCGCAACTGAAACAGAATTGAAAGAGCGTAAACTACGCATCGAAGACGCCCTAAACTCTACACGCGCAGCGGTAGAAGAAGGCATCGTAGCAGGTGGCGGTACAGCCCTTGTGAACATCTACAACAAAGTGGCAGGCCTAGGCCTGAAAGACGACGAAGCAACTGGCGCGAAGATCCTTCTACGTTCCCTAGAAGAACCAGTTCGCCAAATCGCACACAACGCTGGCCTAGAAGGCTCCGTTATCATCGAACGCCTTAAAGGCGAAGAAGTCGGCGTAGGCTTCAACGCAGCGACAGGCGAATGGGTCAACATGATCGAAAGCGGAATTGTAGACCCAACGAAAGTAACACGCTCCGCCCTACAAAACGCAGCATCTGTCGCAGCTATGTTCCTCACTACAGAGGCCGTAGTCGCAGACCGTCCAGAAGAAAACGACGGTGGCGGCATGCCTGATATGGGTGGCATGGGTGGAATGGGCGGTATGATGTAAGGTATTCCTTACTCTCCACCTAGCTTTTTGAGAAGCTGTCCAATGCATAAATAGTTAGTTATAAGAAGACTACTTCCTTACTGAAAGGGAGTAGTCTTTTTTGTGTTAATAAAATTTGCTTTCCATGAATTTAGGAAGATAGGAAGTTCAAGAACACAACAGCAGTCAATATTCAAAATTACAAAGTATTGTTAGGTGAATTTGTGGAGTACTGTCAGTAAAAAGAAGTACTGAATGTAGAAGAAGTGGAAAGTCATCATGTTAAAAAGTATTTGATGTATTGCCAGAACAAAGGGAATTCAGCTGGAACAATCAATACAAAGTTGCGGTATATAATCATATGACGTCTACTTCTTTTGTTAGCTTTATTTTTTTATAGCTGACAAAGGAAGGCGTTCTATATCTTACGTTGTCCATGCCTCGTCTAACAAAGAAGGGTAATAATATAACAACTACAATACAAGTAATCTATCATGGGTAATAAGTATCCTATTATATGGTATAATATGGGATGTTTGGTGATCTGATATCTCATATTAATTATACATGGAGGACTAATATTGGAATTCAGTGTGTATAAGCAAAATGTTTCAAAAGATACACTTGTAGAATATTTAACTGAAAAAAATATGAATAAGGTTGGGGATCAACAAGACTATCCTACTGAAATATCTATTGATGGAGAAGTAAGGGAAGTAAACATATCTACAGAATTTTACTTTAAGCTAGATTCACATGAAAGGGAAATCGAATGGGCAAGGTTTTGGGAAACGTTTTATGATGGGGATGCAGTTAGAACAAAAACCGTTCAATCTGCTTTTGGAATGATAATTATTGAAATAGATGACGAAGTGTACTGCATATCACTAGGTAGGGGACATAGCTATGCCAACCACTTTGCAGAAATGGATTTTGGATTTGACATAGCAGAAGTCATACATGACCAAGAAACAATAGAAGTTAAAGCAGCAAGGTTTTTTAAACAATCAAAGAATAAATCCTTAACTCAATACAACACCAACTCTTATGTTAGTACGGAGATAGGGGAAAGTCATGAATTGATAATTAGTAAAATTAATATAGATAGTAAGTATTCTTCGTTTAAATTGTCGGACTATGAAGAAAAAATGAAGTTTGGTTCTGCGGTGAAATTTGAAGCTGGTTCTTTTTCAGTTGAAGATATTCTTGACGTGGTAAGTGAATTAAACGTACTTTACTTGCATGAAGAAAGGGCAGGTAGTTTACCACGAATGAACTTTGTGAAAAATAATGAAGACAATCAAGCTATTATTACATCATTAAATACATCACTTCTAAACGCAGTTAAGACAGATGAATCAAGTGTTTCCTTAACTTACTATATAGAAGAAGACGGTGATATAGTAATAGAACCTTTTAACGAAAATAATGTAGAAATTGTATATGATAGAAAAACGTATGAACTTGATTCTTATGATATAACTTCAATAAGTAACAAGCTTAGTGAAATTGACTGTAATGACATCTCAAAGGTTACTATAAGACCACAGGCTGAAAGTGAACAAGAAAAGAAATATCAGCGGGAACATCAGCTTCCTTTAATGAAGTTGTTAGACTATAGTGTAGAGTTGGAAGGTAAAGATTATTGTTTATATAAGGGCAAGTGGACTAGTTTCAATAAGTCGTATATAGACTTTATAGAAACAGAGATAAGAAGAGTCAATGATTGTTCAGTGTACAATTCAGATTATGACCTTACAGAAGAAGTTTTGGATGTTGGTAAAACAACTATGTTAGAACATCCAGATCAATATGATCAAGTGCCATATGCAGAGTACCCTTACAACATATATCTTGAAAATAAACACAATTATATATTGCTGGACAGAAAGAAAGGGCAGCATGTGTACAAAAGTGTTGAATTTGCTGATCTATACAATG
This genomic stretch from Pontibacillus halophilus JSM 076056 = DSM 19796 harbors:
- a CDS encoding redox-sensing transcriptional repressor Rex, with translation MNEEQNKIPQATAKRLPLYYRFLNNLHNQGKERVSSKELSDAVKVDSATIRRDFSYFGALGKKGYGYNVNYLLSFFRKTLDQDEVTKVALIGVGNLGTAFLHYNFLKNNNTMIEMAFDASEEKVGTDIGGVPVYSIEELESKLSDDIPIAILTVPANAAQGITDRLIEAGISGILNFTPARITVPDRIRVHHIDLAVELQALIYFLKHYPLQEGEEVGEEPFNA
- the groL gene encoding chaperonin GroEL (60 kDa chaperone family; promotes refolding of misfolded polypeptides especially under stressful conditions; forms two stacked rings of heptamers to form a barrel-shaped 14mer; ends can be capped by GroES; misfolded proteins enter the barrel where they are refolded when GroES binds) translates to MAKDIKFSEEARRAMLRGVDRLADAVKVTLGPKGRNVVLEKKFGSPLITNDGVTIAKEIELEDHFENMGAQLVAEVASKTNEIAGDGTTTATVLAQAMIREGLKNVASGANPVGVRRGIEKATEVAIQELKNISKPIEGKDSIAQVAAISSADEEVGQLIAEAMERVGNDGVITIEESKGFNTEMEVVEGMQFDRGYASPYMVSDQDKMEAVLENPYILITDKKITNIQEVLPVLEQVVQQGRSLLMISEDVEGEALATLVVNKLRGTFNAVSVKAPGFGDRRKAMLEDIATLTGGQVITEDLGLNLNTATLDQLGRANKVVVTKENTTIVEGAGDAEQIGSRVNQLRAQLEETTSEFDKEKLQERLAKLAGGVAVIKVGAATETELKERKLRIEDALNSTRAAVEEGIVAGGGTALVNIYNKVAGLGLKDDEATGAKILLRSLEEPVRQIAHNAGLEGSVIIERLKGEEVGVGFNAATGEWVNMIESGIVDPTKVTRSALQNAASVAAMFLTTEAVVADRPEENDGGGMPDMGGMGGMGGMM
- a CDS encoding MDR family MFS transporter; the protein is MSKLPSKWLVVIAVLFGTFTVILNNSMLNPTLPRFIEIFESDAVSVGWMLTIFMVAMGMIMPLTGYLGDRFGKKKIYIIGLIIFIGGSIAGSLSQTLTMVIVSRAVQGMAGGLMMPIAMALIFNAFPRNERGLATGVYGVAAMVAPAIGPTVGGVIIQYFNWPYLFLFNIPFGIIGLILSTKFLKETDVDKEMKFDTLGFVLVTVGVGGILVALGRGKSLEALTTVSNFALIAVGIVALIAFVYVENNKEQPLLNLSVFKVPTYAASIVVTGAASIGLFSGIFLLPLLIQNVYGLNEIQTGLLFLPAAALSGAFMSLGGKILDNKGPKAVVPIGLAVMALSTGGLGMLSLTTPYWLILILNAVRGAGMGLSNMPATTAGMNAIPDNLVAQGSAMNNVLRQITSSFGIVFFSIYYETRKAQLLASTEDVQAATLQTLNEAFLVSTVLVAIAIPFAFIMKNHEGK
- a CDS encoding YdiK family protein, producing the protein MKTSPLVMAWIYFIVGVLFTFIASLSAGETIFNFTTMLFAIIATLNFAVTVRLFNLHRKIKQQQNKK
- a CDS encoding CPBP family intramembrane glutamic endopeptidase, which translates into the protein MPRRYWLIIFIYIFIQLSIPVVAVLTAELESTRPLVVGWTIGSFTIGLLVILFMLRHDMSKGMARSDFQASTVVLWGILGMFVAILAQSAASLIEMNLFGVPAESENTENLLNIARAYPIFIVVTALLAPIFEELIFRKILFGQLMKKMNVALAAILSSLVFAVFHGDPSHILTYLVMGLTFSFIYVKSKSILAPVIAHMAMNGFVVAAQYAPAEALGALLAFLKYVV
- the moaC gene encoding cyclic pyranopterin monophosphate synthase MoaC encodes the protein MTDFTHINEEGRARMVDISDKQETARSAIARTSVIVNEAIYHGIQQNDMKKGDVLSVAQVAGIMAAKNTSTIIPMCHPLSLTGVDLSFSWEAMEEDAYRLHITSEVKTKGSTGVEMEALTSASAAALTVYDMCKAVDKGITIGETYLEKKTGGKSGDYYRTLQGEE
- the groES gene encoding co-chaperone GroES; this translates as MLKPLGDRVVIEIVEKEQTTASGIVLPDSAQEKPQEGKIVAVGSGRVTDNGEKFALEVSEGDQIIFSKFAGTEVKYQGKEYLILRENDILAVVD
- a CDS encoding ABC-F family ATP-binding cassette domain-containing protein, giving the protein MILMQVNQITKLYGADLILSNIKLEVHSNDRIAIVGRNGAGKSTLLKIMAGELPYDEGEIYKPKDVRIGYLQQHTGLESEDTIWNEMRTVFRDLIQMEQELRHLEEKMGDPAYLEDAEAYEKLLKEYDEKQLAFKNQGGYRYEADINAVLNGLQFKDFDRNTPIQTLSGGQKTRLALGKLLLSKPDVLILDEPTNHLDIETLNWLEGYLQGYDGSVVIVSHDRYFLDKVVNTVYEISRQASEKFVGNYTKYLEAKEANYERDMKRFEKHQAEVKRMEDFVQKNIARASTTKRAQSTRKKLEKMETVDKPNGAEKSAKFSFQIQRQTGNDVLKIRDASFRYSDAAQPIFRDVSFDVGRKDRIAIVGPNGVGKTTLLKNIIGKFQLTKGSIQIGSNVLMGYYDQEQTELRSSKTVLDELWDEYPLQNEKDIRTVLGNFLFSGDDVLKVVSSLSGGERARLALAKLMMEQSNVLILDEPTNHLDLDSKEVLESALADYPGTIIFVSHDRYFINRIATQVVEMQRDGATIYLGDYDYYVDKKEETAERERLEELERQQKNPTTTATTNDKQDYQQDKAEKREARKRQRRIEEIEQQIEEHEAKIEENDDLLCLPEVYQDHERSLELTQMNESLQTQIETLMEEWEDLQE
- a CDS encoding DUF6119 family protein, which codes for MEFSVYKQNVSKDTLVEYLTEKNMNKVGDQQDYPTEISIDGEVREVNISTEFYFKLDSHEREIEWARFWETFYDGDAVRTKTVQSAFGMIIIEIDDEVYCISLGRGHSYANHFAEMDFGFDIAEVIHDQETIEVKAARFFKQSKNKSLTQYNTNSYVSTEIGESHELIISKINIDSKYSSFKLSDYEEKMKFGSAVKFEAGSFSVEDILDVVSELNVLYLHEERAGSLPRMNFVKNNEDNQAIITSLNTSLLNAVKTDESSVSLTYYIEEDGDIVIEPFNENNVEIVYDRKTYELDSYDITSISNKLSEIDCNDISKVTIRPQAESEQEKKYQREHQLPLMKLLDYSVELEGKDYCLYKGKWTSFNKSYIDFIETEIRRVNDCSVYNSDYDLTEEVLDVGKTTMLEHPDQYDQVPYAEYPYNIYLENKHNYILLDRKKGQHVYKSVEFADLYNEEDSSLIHVKIGGTPSMRYCIQQSLHSAEIFKTQSDALEVHDIYEVKKVSILLVVKTENILLEDRSIDFSNNRSIYFKIEVIEWMNKIRQLGYDPEIIIAKDLR